One window from the genome of Hydra vulgaris chromosome 02, alternate assembly HydraT2T_AEP encodes:
- the LOC136076652 gene encoding uncharacterized protein LOC136076652, with product MEPNQGDKISFFKEVQPFSENLFSREKLLREIRHFLHGANKSTLILYGMSGVGKTQIARKYCEIYYNFYKNFVWIDAAFGKLQTSMRNQCQILGFEIHDSRGDYLNIEVIVEKIHNHYKNEKTLYIFDNVDDESVKNLNMYISRKPDSFTLITSQWRAWSNNVNKMLVDVFTSEEAFAYVKNNIKENADENIRNLTKELGYHPFAITQAIKYINIHRISIEKYVDRYRSKPEILDNNFPTEEEPKSAIKAINLVLIKLEKSKPFPFKILNCLSHCDYQNISKQFIIQISKQMEINEEYVIDEAVGLLLSYSLLNFDDKKYSMHELTQLTCRCFQNRNSTTNTYLGLIENLFIFELNEVKDHVDYGNYFVFHFICMFRTNGIKISKTFHNMTASIKKLLVSKGLFEEAIEILKSIQSFNTETYGENNKFTLDTKHNIAFCLDAMGKYNEALEIYYSVDKIQTEILGINHPDTMSTKNNIAGCLNAMGKYNEALEIFYSVDKIQTEILGINHPDTMSTKNNIANCLNAMGKYNEALEIYYSVDKIQTEILGINHPVTMLTKNNIASCLGDMGKYNEALEIYYSVDKIRTEILGINHPDTMSTKNNIANCLYAMGKYNEALEIFYSVDKIRTEILGINHPVTMLTKNNIASCLGDMGKYNEALEIYYSVDKIQTEILGINHPDTMSTKNNIASCLKAMGKYNEALEIYYSVDKIRTEILGINHPDTMSTKNNIANCLYAMGKYNEALEIFYSVDKIQTEILGINHPDTMSTKNNIASCLGDMGKYNEALEINYSVDKIQTEILGINHPDTMSTKNNIASCLKAMGKYNEALEIYYSVDKIRTEILGINHPDTMSTKNNIANCLYAMGKYNEALEIFYSVDKIQTEILGINHPDTMSTKNNIASCLGDMGKYNEALEIYYSVDKIQTEILGINHPVTMSTKNNIAICLYAMGKYNEALEIYYSVDKIQTEILGINHPVTMSTKNNIANCLNAMGKYNEALEIYYSVDKIRTEILGINHPDTMSTKNNIANCLNAMGKYNEALEVYYSVDKIRTEILGVNHPNTMRTKNNIAICLKNNEKQQTSCLII from the coding sequence AAGTTCAACCgttttcagaaaatttattttcacgcGAAAAACTACTTCGTGAAATTCGACATTTTTTACATGGAGCAAACAAGTcaactttaatattatatggAATGTCCGGTGTTGGGAAGACACAAATTGCAAGAAAGTATTGCgaaatttattataacttcTACAAAAACTTTGTTTGGATAGACGCAGCATTTGGAAAGTTACAAACCTCAATGAGAAACCAATGCCAAATATTAGGATTCGAAATTCATGACTCGAGAGGTGATTATTTGAATATAGAagtaattgttgaaaaaattcacaaccattataaaaatgaaaaaacattgtatatttttgacaatgtCGACGATGAAAGTGTTAAAAACCTGAATATGTATATTTCAAGAAAACCGGATTCATTTACGTTGATAACCTCCCAATGGAGAGCGTGGTCAAACAACGTAAACAAAATGCTAGTTGATGTTTTTACTTCAGAAGAAGCATTcgcttatgtaaaaaataatattaaagaaaacgCCGATGAAAATATAAGAAACCTAACTAAAGAACTTGGTTATCATCCGTTCGCTATTACTCaggcaataaaatatataaatattcatagAATTTCGATAGAAAAATACGTAGATCGATATAGATCGAAACCAGAAATATTAGACAATAACTTTCCAACCGAAGAAGAACCAAAGTCTGCAATAAAAGCAAttaacttagttttaataaaattagaaaaaagtaaaccttttccatttaaaatattaaactgtttatcTCATTGCGACTATCAAAACATAAGTAAACAGTTTATAATccaaatttcaaaacaaatggaAATAAACGAAGAATATGTAATAGATGAAGCCGTTGGGTTACTATTGAGTTATTCTTTACTAAactttgatgataaaaaatattcaatgcaCGAACTGACACAGCTGACGTGTAGATGTTTTCAAAATAGAAATTCAACTACAAATACGTATCTCggtttaattgaaaatttatttatatttgaattgaATGAAGTAAAAGATCACGTGGATTACggaaactattttgttttccattttatCTGTATGTTTCGCACTAAcggaataaaaatttcaaaaacattccATAATATGACGgcatctattaaaaaattattagtatcaaAAGGTTTATTTGAAGAAGCAAtcgaaatattaaaaagtattcaaagtTTTAATACAGAAACTTAtggtgaaaataataaatttacgcttgatacaaaacataatatcgcatTCTGTTTGGAcgctatgggaaaatataacgaagctttagaaatttattattctgttgataaaatacaaactgaaattttaggtatcaaccatccagatacaatgtcaacaaaaaataatatcgcaggCTGTTTGAAcgctatgggaaaatataacgaagctttagaaattttttattctgttgataaaatacaaactgaaattttaggtatcaaccatccagatacaatgtcaacaaaaaataatatcgcaaactgtttgaacgctatgggaaaatataacgaagctttagaaatttattattctgttgataaaatacaaactgaaattttaggtatcaaccatccagttacaatgttaacaaaaaataatatcgcaagctgtttgggcgatatgggaaaatataacgaagctttagaaatttattattctgttgataaaatacgaactgaaattttaggtatcaaccatccagatacaatgtcaacaaaaaataatatcgcaaactgtttgtacgctatgggaaaatataacgaagctttagaaattttttattctgttgataaaatacgaactgaaattttaggtatcaaccatccagttacaatgttaacaaaaaataatatcgcaagctgtttgggcgatatgggaaaatataacgaagctttagaaatttattattctgttgataaaatacaaactgaaattttaggtatcaaccatccagatacaatgtcaacaaaaaataatatcgcaagctgtttgaaagctatgggaaaatataacgaagctttagaaatttattattctgttgataaaatacgaactgaaattttaggtatcaaccatccagatacaatgtcaacaaaaaataatatcgcaaactgtttgtacgctatgggaaaatataacgaagctttagaaattttttattctgttgataaaatacaaactgaaattttaggtatcaaccatccagatacaatgtcaacaaaaaataatatcgcaagctgtttgggcgatatgggaaaatataacgaagctttagaaattaattattctgttgataaaatacaaactgaaattttaggtatcaaccatccagatacaatgtcaacaaaaaataatatcgcaagctgtttgaaagctatgggaaaatataacgaagctttagaaatttattattctgttgataaaatacgaactgaaattttaggtatcaaccatccagatacaatgtcaacaaaaaataatatcgcaaactgtttgtacgctatgggaaaatataacgaagctttagaaattttttattctgttgataaaatacaaactgaaattttaggtatcaaccatccagatacaatgtcaacaaaaaataatatcgcaagctgtttgggcgatatgggaaaatataacgaagctttagaaatttattattctgttgataaaatacaaactgaaattttaggtatcaaccatccagttacaatgtcaacaaaaaataatatcgcaatctgtttgtacgctatgggaaaatataacgaagctttagaaatttattattctgttgataaaatacaaactgaaattttaggtatcaaccatccagttacaatgtcaacaaaaaataatatcgcaaactgtttgaacgctatgggaaaatataacgaagctttagaaatttattattctgttgataaaatacgaactgaaattttaggtatcaaccatccagatacaatgtcaacaaaaaataatatcgcaaactgtttgaacgctatgggaaaatataacgaagctttagaagtttattattctgttgataaaatacgaactgaaattttaggtgtCAACCATCCAAATACCatgagaacaaaaaataatattgcaatctGTTTGAAAAATAACGAAAAACAGCAAAcaagttgtttaattatttga